The proteins below are encoded in one region of Methanobacterium aggregans:
- a CDS encoding MarR family winged helix-turn-helix transcriptional regulator has protein sequence MKDPEELKAEFGLERLEMEKYILVVLFLVQQRWGYIINKEFAKDGITTKQWLMMVVMGNAFKHDPSMQEVAEAMSTTHQNVKQLATRLEARGFLKIERDKSNKRILRLKFTEESQRYWEGRNGEDVESVSALFQSLDDEEAKTLFEIMGKLERSSETLYKDSKNI, from the coding sequence ATGAAAGATCCAGAGGAATTAAAGGCAGAGTTCGGCTTGGAAAGGCTTGAAATGGAGAAATACATTCTGGTAGTTCTATTTCTGGTACAGCAGAGATGGGGCTACATAATCAACAAGGAATTTGCCAAGGATGGAATAACAACCAAGCAGTGGCTGATGATGGTGGTTATGGGAAATGCATTCAAACATGACCCATCCATGCAGGAAGTGGCAGAAGCAATGAGCACCACACACCAAAACGTTAAACAACTGGCCACCAGATTGGAGGCAAGAGGATTCTTAAAAATCGAACGAGATAAAAGCAACAAACGCATACTGAGGTTGAAATTCACAGAGGAATCTCAAAGATACTGGGAGGGAAGAAATGGTGAAGATGTTGAATCAGTGTCTGCACTCTTCCAATCCCTGGACGATGAGGAAGCTAAAACTCTATTCGAAATCATGGGAAAACTTGAAAGATCATCTGAAACTTTATATAAAGATTCTAAAAACATTTAA
- a CDS encoding GyrI-like domain-containing protein, whose amino-acid sequence MEIEIKKVKEYQAAFISYKGSYEKIPELLGRVVGFLMEKNLQIELPVYGAYFNSPHEVAPEELEWEVGAAFLGEVDPEDDVQIKKVPEHEAVSTVFKGPYGEAASVYGSLFEHTAKNNYQIAGPVEEIYLNSPDEVPESELLTEVQFPVVKK is encoded by the coding sequence ATGGAGATAGAGATAAAAAAGGTAAAAGAGTATCAGGCAGCCTTCATATCATACAAAGGCAGCTACGAGAAGATCCCAGAACTCCTTGGAAGGGTAGTGGGATTTTTAATGGAGAAGAACCTTCAGATAGAACTTCCAGTATATGGTGCATACTTCAACAGCCCCCATGAAGTGGCTCCAGAAGAACTGGAATGGGAGGTTGGAGCAGCATTCCTTGGTGAGGTAGATCCTGAAGATGATGTTCAGATAAAAAAAGTTCCAGAACACGAAGCTGTATCCACAGTATTCAAGGGCCCCTACGGCGAAGCAGCATCAGTCTATGGCAGCTTGTTTGAGCACACAGCTAAAAACAACTACCAGATTGCAGGACCTGTGGAGGAAATATACCTCAACAGTCCAGATGAGGTTCCAGAATCAGAGCTTCTCACAGAGGTTCAGTTTCCTGTGGTGAAAAAGTAA
- a CDS encoding TIGR00288 family NYN domain-containing protein, whose protein sequence is MANLEKFNSLKDRLPLLNEGKDGKNVGLLVDGPNMLRKEFDCHLDVVRKIISQYGSVRVGKVFLNQYASGKLIEAVTNEGFSPIIVAGETDVHIAVEAYELIHNPDIDIIALMTRDVDFFPLVNIAKENGKKTIVIGAEPGFSIALQNSADSAITLNTNRPPSIA, encoded by the coding sequence ATGGCTAACCTAGAAAAATTCAATTCATTGAAGGATCGCCTCCCCCTTTTAAATGAAGGAAAGGATGGAAAGAACGTGGGACTTCTTGTAGATGGACCAAACATGCTCCGAAAAGAATTTGACTGCCATCTCGATGTTGTGAGAAAAATAATCAGCCAGTATGGAAGTGTAAGAGTTGGAAAAGTTTTTTTAAACCAGTACGCTTCAGGCAAGCTCATAGAAGCAGTTACAAATGAGGGATTCTCACCCATAATTGTTGCAGGAGAAACAGATGTTCACATAGCTGTGGAAGCATATGAACTAATTCACAACCCTGATATAGACATAATTGCTCTTATGACAAGAGACGTTGATTTTTTCCCACTCGTAAACATAGCAAAGGAAAACGGTAAAAAAACAATTGTAATTGGAGCTGAACCAGGTTTCAGCATAGCTCTACAGAATTCTGCAGACAGTGCCATAACCCTCAACACCAACAGGCCACCAAGCATTGCCTGA
- a CDS encoding PAS domain-containing protein, producing the protein MEIFEKSPIGLLLCDVDGKLVDANQSALKITGIPEDASDIDIFDTAFMAQKKETLLEEGSTRFQAPLDFENIETKAITTKSGELLIDWNISVLDSGFLVQIQEVTGSTSAEFIKENERYRRWFEEDLTGDFIATMEGKVIECNPAFADIYGFDNRELAVQSDISNFNPYDWETLIKRLKLEHKVHGHQSTHRRPDGKEIHVVSNLVGIFDDLGGLVQVKGYIFDDTERKKAEESLKRSEEKYHRLFEEDLTGDFIATLDGRVLDCNPAFAEIYGFDNREKSLKSDISQFDPDDWVNLISSLKDEGKIQDHQRWHRRPDGKEIHVVSNLVGIFDDLGGLVQVKGYIFDDTERKKAEESLKRSEEKYHRLFEEDLTGDFIAAPNGEILECNPAFAEIYGFDDYKTALQWNISQSNSFDWPYMVTRLKREGNIKGFQSWQRRSDGLRIHVVANVVGIFDDLGELIQVKGYIFNDTERKQAEEKLANAQNQIKKILDSIQDGFFALNSYWNFIYVNQAAGEYFSAEPEDLVGENIWERFPELLGTNYETTFRRAMDEQETKYFEANDINGTGNWFGFSVYPSLDGISIYWRDINLKI; encoded by the coding sequence ATGGAGATATTCGAGAAATCTCCCATAGGCCTTCTTCTCTGTGATGTGGATGGTAAATTGGTGGATGCCAATCAATCTGCATTAAAGATAACTGGAATTCCTGAAGATGCTTCAGACATTGATATCTTTGACACTGCATTCATGGCTCAAAAAAAGGAAACATTGCTTGAAGAAGGATCAACTAGGTTTCAAGCTCCCTTGGATTTTGAGAATATTGAAACCAAAGCCATCACAACAAAGTCTGGTGAGCTTTTAATTGATTGGAACATTTCCGTGCTTGATTCCGGGTTTTTAGTGCAGATTCAGGAGGTCACAGGGAGTACCTCTGCAGAATTCATTAAAGAAAATGAGAGGTACAGGCGCTGGTTTGAGGAGGATTTGACTGGGGATTTTATTGCAACGATGGAGGGTAAGGTTATTGAGTGTAACCCTGCATTTGCGGATATTTACGGCTTTGATAACCGTGAATTGGCTGTTCAATCAGACATATCGAATTTCAACCCCTATGATTGGGAAACCTTAATAAAACGCCTTAAACTGGAACATAAAGTCCATGGCCACCAGTCAACACACAGACGTCCTGATGGGAAGGAGATTCACGTTGTCAGTAACCTTGTGGGCATTTTTGATGATTTGGGTGGGCTTGTTCAGGTTAAGGGTTATATTTTTGATGATACTGAGCGTAAAAAGGCTGAAGAATCTCTTAAACGTAGTGAGGAGAAGTATCATCGTCTATTTGAGGAGGATTTGACTGGGGATTTTATTGCAACTTTGGATGGTAGGGTGCTTGACTGTAACCCTGCTTTTGCTGAAATATATGGATTCGATAACCGTGAAAAATCTCTTAAGTCAGATATTTCACAATTTGACCCTGATGATTGGGTCAATTTAATCTCCAGTCTTAAGGATGAAGGTAAAATCCAGGATCATCAGAGATGGCACAGACGTCCTGATGGGAAGGAGATTCACGTTGTCAGTAACCTTGTGGGCATTTTTGATGATTTGGGTGGGCTTGTTCAGGTTAAGGGTTATATTTTTGATGATACTGAGCGTAAAAAGGCTGAAGAATCTCTTAAACGTAGTGAGGAGAAGTATCATCGTCTATTTGAGGAGGATTTGACTGGGGATTTTATTGCAGCACCTAATGGGGAAATTTTAGAATGTAACCCCGCATTTGCTGAAATCTACGGATTTGATGATTATAAAACTGCACTTCAATGGAATATTTCACAGTCCAACTCCTTTGACTGGCCTTACATGGTTACGCGTCTCAAGAGGGAGGGTAACATCAAGGGTTTTCAAAGCTGGCAGAGGCGATCCGATGGTTTGAGGATACACGTCGTTGCCAATGTTGTAGGTATTTTTGATGATTTGGGTGAACTGATTCAGGTTAAGGGTTATATTTTCAATGATACTGAACGTAAGCAGGCTGAAGAAAAACTTGCTAATGCTCAAAATCAAATAAAAAAGATTTTAGATAGCATCCAGGATGGATTTTTTGCTTTGAATTCCTACTGGAATTTTATTTACGTCAATCAAGCTGCTGGGGAGTACTTCAGTGCTGAACCTGAGGATCTCGTTGGAGAAAACATCTGGGAAAGATTCCCTGAACTTTTAGGAACCAACTATGAAACAACCTTCCGCAGGGCAATGGATGAACAGGAAACCAAGTACTTTGAAGCCAATGACATAAATGGAACTGGAAACTGGTTTGGTTTCAGTGTTTATCCCTCACTGGATGGTATTTCTATTTACTGGAGAGATATCAACCTTAAAATTTAA
- a CDS encoding AraC family transcriptional regulator, whose product MEVTEKRIEELKVAYIPYSGSYDKIPEHMQEVGQLVMKKNLKMTGTVYGTYFNSPEDVPEDKLEYEIGFSVEDEIPQEDELGFKDIPEHTVLAATHKGPYTDVGPVIHTVAQHAVDNGYDIVGPITEVYLNDPNMVSEEELLTEVRLPVIKVR is encoded by the coding sequence ATGGAAGTAACTGAAAAAAGGATTGAAGAATTAAAAGTAGCTTACATACCATACAGTGGTAGTTATGACAAGATACCAGAGCATATGCAGGAAGTGGGACAGCTCGTAATGAAGAAGAACCTTAAAATGACTGGAACAGTCTACGGAACTTACTTCAACAGCCCTGAAGATGTGCCTGAGGATAAACTGGAGTATGAAATAGGCTTTTCAGTTGAAGATGAGATTCCCCAGGAAGATGAGCTGGGCTTCAAGGACATACCAGAACACACTGTACTTGCAGCAACCCATAAGGGGCCTTACACAGATGTTGGCCCTGTAATCCACACAGTGGCACAGCACGCAGTGGACAACGGCTACGATATCGTTGGGCCCATAACAGAGGTTTACCTCAATGATCCTAACATGGTTTCAGAGGAAGAACTCCTAACAGAGGTCAGGCTGCCTGTGATCAAGGTACGGTAA
- a CDS encoding aldo/keto reductase, whose translation MQKRTITKTGQEISALGFGAMRLPTKNSRIQKEEAKKEIYYAIDHGVNFIDTAVPYHGGASESFLGEILSGEYRDKVKISTKMPPWSVKKYEDMETILDKQLERLQINCIDYYFIHSLGRGSYERLEKIGVSKFLEKAKTECKIKYAGFSFHDNPEAFKEIADAYDWDACMIQYNYMDEENQAGKGGMEYAASKGMGIFIMEPLKGGHLAGDVPERAAKIWDRAEVKRSPADWALRWVLNHPEVTCVLSGMNSAEQVEENLKVAGEVQPNSLTSQELKLYEDVKEVYKDLTKVNCTSCGYCMPCPVGVDIPGCFEIYNTKYMFKDKSAPFSYLIRMGGVMSGNESNAGLCIDCGKCVRTCPQKLSIPELLGDVSSELEGHGFRYKVKFAKSVVMPLMDVFIALQHRFSGNKSQN comes from the coding sequence ATGCAGAAGAGAACAATCACAAAAACAGGACAAGAAATCTCTGCACTGGGATTCGGTGCAATGAGGCTTCCCACCAAAAACAGCAGGATTCAGAAAGAAGAAGCAAAAAAAGAGATATATTATGCTATAGACCATGGTGTGAACTTCATAGATACTGCTGTGCCCTACCATGGAGGTGCAAGTGAATCCTTCCTTGGTGAGATACTTTCTGGAGAGTACAGGGACAAAGTGAAGATTTCAACGAAAATGCCCCCGTGGTCTGTTAAGAAGTACGAGGATATGGAGACTATTCTGGATAAACAGCTTGAAAGGCTCCAAATAAACTGCATTGATTATTACTTCATTCATAGCCTAGGTAGGGGAAGCTACGAGAGACTTGAGAAGATTGGAGTTTCAAAGTTCCTTGAAAAAGCCAAAACAGAGTGTAAGATCAAATATGCAGGTTTTTCGTTCCATGACAACCCGGAAGCATTCAAGGAGATTGCAGATGCCTACGATTGGGATGCTTGCATGATACAGTACAACTACATGGACGAGGAAAATCAGGCTGGAAAAGGTGGTATGGAATATGCTGCCTCCAAAGGTATGGGAATTTTTATAATGGAACCTCTTAAAGGTGGACACCTTGCAGGAGATGTGCCTGAAAGGGCCGCAAAGATATGGGACCGTGCTGAGGTTAAAAGAAGTCCTGCAGACTGGGCTCTGCGTTGGGTACTGAACCATCCTGAGGTTACCTGTGTACTGTCTGGAATGAACAGTGCGGAACAGGTAGAGGAGAATCTGAAGGTTGCAGGAGAGGTTCAGCCGAACTCATTAACCTCTCAAGAGCTGAAACTCTACGAGGATGTTAAAGAGGTTTACAAGGATCTTACAAAGGTTAACTGTACAAGCTGTGGTTACTGCATGCCATGTCCAGTTGGGGTGGATATTCCAGGGTGTTTTGAAATTTACAACACCAAGTACATGTTCAAAGATAAAAGTGCACCCTTTTCCTACCTGATACGAATGGGTGGGGTCATGAGTGGTAACGAATCAAATGCCGGACTCTGCATAGACTGCGGTAAATGTGTCAGAACATGCCCACAGAAGCTGAGCATCCCAGAGCTTTTGGGAGATGTTTCAAGTGAACTGGAGGGCCATGGATTCCGTTACAAGGTGAAATTTGCAAAATCAGTTGTTATGCCCCTTATGGATGTGTTCATAGCACTGCAGCATCGGTTTTCAGGGAACAAATCACAAAACTGA
- a CDS encoding RDD family protein, with amino-acid sequence MLCNECGESNINDAKFCQKCGAELGYEVQLASLGDRIIAYIIDMLVIFVLAFLAGLVIGLMIVFGGVQSTSDGFLMVVNYLVGFLLFFGYFILLEGPLGGGRTLGKRIIHIKVVKEEDLEVMDYTKSFVRNILRIIDGFICYLVAILLIHSSDKNQRLGDSAAHTLVIKEK; translated from the coding sequence ATGTTATGTAATGAATGTGGAGAAAGTAATATAAATGATGCTAAGTTCTGTCAAAAATGTGGGGCTGAACTTGGATATGAAGTTCAATTAGCAAGTTTAGGTGATAGAATCATTGCTTATATCATTGATATGTTAGTAATATTCGTTCTTGCTTTTCTTGCAGGGCTAGTAATAGGTTTGATGATTGTTTTTGGAGGAGTTCAATCCACCAGTGATGGATTCCTTATGGTGGTTAATTATTTGGTGGGTTTTTTACTATTCTTTGGTTACTTCATCCTTTTAGAGGGACCTTTAGGTGGAGGTCGGACCCTTGGAAAGCGAATTATTCATATCAAAGTTGTAAAAGAGGAAGATCTGGAGGTAATGGATTACACCAAGAGTTTTGTAAGGAACATCCTGCGGATAATAGATGGTTTTATATGTTATCTGGTTGCAATCCTTTTGATCCATTCAAGCGATAAGAACCAGCGTTTAGGTGACAGTGCAGCCCACACACTGGTGATAAAAGAAAAATAA
- a CDS encoding MBL fold metallo-hydrolase, with protein MKKWITHGKNTVHQVLNGRSNAFLISRGSKHVLVDTGRTSSWKKLNQKLDILTAGNGLEAIVLTHTHFDHVENAAALKEKYHGKIIVQRSEAEYLMRGNTPLPQGTNFLTKFIVTSVEMFKGGGRSLESRYKYRSVDPDIEVDETFCLNDFGIDAHVIHTPGHSYGSLSVVVDDELALVGDTVFGVFGGYVFPPFADDPGVMIESWDKLLKTGSKIFIPGHGGDRSRKELQNAYDIHKNLKKGSG; from the coding sequence ATGAAAAAATGGATCACACATGGAAAAAATACTGTTCATCAAGTTTTAAATGGTCGAAGCAACGCTTTTTTAATTTCAAGGGGAAGTAAACATGTTCTTGTGGATACTGGTAGAACCAGCTCATGGAAAAAGTTAAATCAAAAACTTGATATTTTAACAGCTGGAAATGGTCTGGAAGCCATTGTACTCACCCACACCCATTTTGATCATGTTGAAAATGCCGCAGCCCTGAAAGAAAAATATCATGGAAAAATAATCGTTCAAAGAAGCGAGGCAGAGTACTTGATGAGGGGAAACACTCCACTGCCACAGGGAACCAACTTCCTTACCAAGTTCATTGTTACTTCAGTTGAAATGTTTAAAGGGGGTGGAAGAAGTTTGGAGTCACGTTACAAATACAGATCCGTGGATCCAGACATTGAAGTGGATGAAACATTTTGTCTGAATGATTTTGGAATTGATGCACACGTTATCCACACTCCTGGCCATTCTTATGGTTCTTTGAGTGTTGTGGTGGATGATGAATTGGCACTGGTTGGTGATACCGTCTTTGGAGTTTTCGGAGGCTATGTTTTCCCACCATTTGCAGATGATCCTGGGGTCATGATTGAGAGTTGGGATAAACTTCTGAAAACAGGTTCAAAGATTTTTATTCCAGGTCATGGTGGAGATAGGAGTAGGAAAGAGCTTCAAAATGCTTATGATATTCATAAAAATTTAAAAAAAGGATCAGGGTAA
- a CDS encoding TetR/AcrR family transcriptional regulator, whose amino-acid sequence MDNLNEKELKIMDTSLKLFVERGFHGTSTAEIARNAGVATGTLFHYFKTKEDLINHLYLYSKESLLGSVSGHYNNAESFQENIKRLWLKLVYFGIQESNQFQFILSFHCSPYITSLTKRQVETKFESVFEAYKIGLEKQEIKEASYEMLTDCLWGNVVATVNHFERYPERFNEKTLNLAFELFWGGISK is encoded by the coding sequence GTGGATAATTTGAATGAAAAGGAACTGAAAATAATGGATACCTCCCTAAAACTCTTCGTTGAGAGAGGATTTCATGGAACTTCAACTGCAGAAATTGCAAGAAATGCAGGAGTTGCAACAGGCACACTTTTCCACTACTTCAAGACCAAAGAAGACCTCATAAACCATTTGTACCTTTACTCTAAGGAAAGTCTTCTTGGCTCTGTTAGTGGACACTACAACAATGCAGAATCATTCCAGGAAAATATAAAAAGATTGTGGTTGAAACTGGTATATTTCGGAATTCAGGAGTCAAACCAATTTCAGTTCATCCTCAGTTTTCACTGCTCTCCTTACATCACATCTCTCACAAAAAGACAGGTTGAAACTAAATTTGAAAGCGTTTTCGAAGCCTATAAGATTGGGCTTGAAAAACAGGAGATAAAGGAAGCATCCTATGAAATGCTTACAGATTGCCTCTGGGGCAACGTGGTGGCTACCGTCAACCACTTCGAGAGGTACCCTGAAAGATTCAACGAAAAGACATTAAACCTTGCATTCGAACTTTTCTGGGGTGGAATTTCCAAATAA
- a CDS encoding MFS transporter: MTDTIYKTEIARKSYGNRYKIMIVVLTAVFMAVLNTNIVNVALPTITSFYNVPVGLSQWIITGYQVTATITPLIFAKLSDRIGKSRIFLIGLLIFTISSFLCGISTSLPELIFFRIVQALGGSMIMSINLAILMQIFPGPERGRVMGYFTAIIGFGMIIGPTVGGILVDTLGWSYIFFVNLPIGILLLLPTLKYLKIEEKITKEWYNDYTGSILFIISIGSFFMVLNTISNTPVDVNAAAIYTAVFIASLAGFVVREIRVEKPFLDISVFKIRSFTFPNISLVLYFTATFIMVLIQPFYFEGVMGFSPSNVGILAAVMPLAMMISSPVSGRIYDNLKLQKKSWIVGNYAMVGITLMGIAYFICGYGFEDSNLTLIVASFLLAGICRSIFQGPNNLDIMAALPQERGALASSITVTNQSFGLALGTAMGTLLLSVLLFGEGYSGDVVGASAGLLKGVCGTTMYISSALCFVGAFLSYKWGLRSGEN; this comes from the coding sequence ATGACAGATACTATTTACAAAACAGAAATTGCAAGAAAATCCTATGGAAATCGCTACAAAATAATGATCGTAGTTTTAACTGCAGTTTTCATGGCAGTTTTAAATACAAACATAGTTAACGTTGCCCTTCCAACCATAACAAGTTTTTACAACGTTCCTGTTGGACTGTCACAGTGGATAATTACAGGTTACCAGGTTACAGCAACCATAACTCCCCTGATATTTGCAAAATTATCGGATCGAATTGGAAAATCAAGAATATTTCTAATTGGCCTTTTAATATTCACAATCAGCTCATTTTTATGTGGAATTTCAACATCATTACCTGAGCTCATCTTCTTCAGGATAGTGCAGGCACTGGGAGGGTCCATGATCATGAGCATCAACCTCGCAATCCTCATGCAGATATTTCCAGGCCCAGAGCGAGGAAGGGTTATGGGCTATTTCACAGCCATAATCGGGTTTGGAATGATCATAGGGCCAACAGTGGGAGGAATATTAGTTGATACTCTCGGATGGTCTTATATATTCTTCGTTAACCTCCCAATAGGAATACTGTTACTGTTACCCACACTCAAATACCTTAAAATAGAAGAAAAAATTACAAAAGAATGGTACAATGATTATACAGGATCCATACTCTTCATAATATCCATTGGAAGCTTCTTCATGGTTTTAAATACCATATCCAACACTCCAGTTGATGTAAATGCTGCAGCAATTTACACTGCAGTCTTTATTGCATCACTCGCTGGCTTTGTAGTTAGAGAGATCAGGGTTGAAAAACCATTTCTGGACATATCTGTGTTTAAGATAAGGAGTTTCACGTTTCCCAACATCAGTCTGGTGCTCTACTTCACAGCAACCTTCATAATGGTTCTTATTCAACCATTTTACTTCGAAGGGGTCATGGGCTTCAGCCCTTCAAATGTGGGAATTTTAGCGGCTGTAATGCCCCTTGCAATGATGATTAGTTCCCCAGTAAGTGGAAGGATTTACGACAATCTGAAACTTCAGAAAAAGTCATGGATCGTTGGAAACTACGCAATGGTGGGCATAACACTCATGGGAATTGCGTACTTCATCTGTGGCTATGGATTTGAAGATTCCAACCTCACACTGATAGTGGCAAGTTTTTTACTTGCAGGGATCTGTCGTTCAATCTTCCAGGGACCTAACAACCTGGACATCATGGCTGCACTTCCACAGGAGAGGGGTGCCCTTGCGTCAAGTATAACAGTAACCAATCAAAGCTTTGGACTGGCCCTGGGTACTGCCATGGGGACTTTACTCCTTTCTGTACTTCTATTTGGAGAAGGGTACTCTGGAGATGTTGTGGGTGCAAGTGCAGGTCTTCTGAAAGGAGTTTGTGGAACAACGATGTACATAAGTTCAGCACTCTGTTTTGTAGGAGCTTTTCTATCTTATAAATGGGGTTTAAGAAGTGGTGAGAACTGA
- a CDS encoding CDP-alcohol phosphatidyltransferase family protein codes for MFKRSFIPSGVSSIRFLIAPLFVFTFFKGLYSISMILFAFACFTDFMDGYIARKMNSTSNAGAYMDVLADFVLILVCFSAFVLVGWYDPMVLVLIITMFSLFIATSGLETPVYDPVGKYLGAFLMGMVVISLLLPQPSVRQILMISLTLFCLSSILSRLFFFYRNPDN; via the coding sequence ATGTTTAAAAGATCATTCATTCCATCGGGAGTAAGCTCCATAAGATTTTTAATAGCTCCTCTCTTTGTTTTCACATTTTTTAAAGGATTATATTCAATTTCCATGATACTATTTGCTTTTGCATGTTTCACAGACTTCATGGATGGTTACATTGCAAGGAAAATGAATTCAACCTCAAATGCAGGAGCTTACATGGATGTGCTAGCAGATTTTGTTCTGATACTGGTATGTTTTTCTGCATTTGTACTGGTGGGTTGGTACGATCCAATGGTTTTGGTACTTATCATTACCATGTTCAGCCTCTTCATTGCAACGTCTGGACTTGAAACTCCAGTTTACGATCCAGTGGGCAAATATCTGGGGGCTTTCCTAATGGGAATGGTAGTTATATCACTTTTACTACCTCAACCTAGTGTAAGACAGATTTTAATGATATCACTTACACTGTTCTGTTTGTCATCAATTTTAAGCCGTTTGTTCTTTTTTTACAGGAATCCTGATAATTGA
- a CDS encoding MarR family winged helix-turn-helix transcriptional regulator produces MDEKVDEAIEYWNKLNKSLHLKHHEAAKRYDLSLEQFHLLLELEELELNVQGDVSQKVPSVGEIAVRKGCAPHTISERLSRLQKKGLVDRVKDPHDLRISRIILTKKGKGIIKHIRHESRDIFLKNLFESMDKGSLEELVEGLKELMKKLE; encoded by the coding sequence ATGGATGAAAAGGTAGATGAAGCCATTGAATACTGGAATAAATTAAACAAAAGCCTTCACTTGAAACATCATGAAGCAGCTAAAAGGTACGATTTAAGCTTGGAACAATTTCATTTACTTCTGGAACTTGAAGAGTTGGAACTGAATGTGCAAGGGGATGTATCTCAGAAGGTCCCAAGTGTTGGAGAAATAGCAGTTCGAAAGGGCTGTGCACCACACACCATATCCGAGAGGTTAAGTAGACTGCAAAAAAAGGGACTCGTTGATAGGGTTAAAGATCCGCATGACCTTAGAATAAGCAGAATAATCCTTACAAAAAAAGGTAAAGGAATTATAAAACATATAAGGCATGAATCCAGGGATATATTTCTAAAAAACTTGTTTGAAAGTATGGATAAAGGATCCCTTGAAGAACTGGTTGAAGGTCTCAAAGAACTCATGAAAAAGTTGGAATAA
- a CDS encoding flavodoxin family protein: MGILKIIGIVLAIIMVAAAGVWLFSLSGSYAAETLKPDGAVTGKALIVYDPGLSGNTKNVASSMANDLKAKGYEVVLAGPKSSDASKLSGYSILMVGSPTYGGKPSGTINSYLEGLNLPENITVGVYSTGGTDNNDSNQFMADILKKSSVRVEVSEKFGSSADKVEYSNFVSQILT, from the coding sequence ATGGGTATACTGAAGATAATAGGAATAGTGTTGGCCATAATAATGGTGGCTGCAGCAGGTGTATGGTTGTTTAGTCTTTCTGGAAGTTACGCTGCTGAAACCTTAAAACCAGATGGTGCAGTTACAGGCAAGGCCCTGATAGTCTACGATCCAGGATTATCAGGAAACACCAAAAATGTGGCATCATCAATGGCTAATGATTTAAAGGCAAAGGGTTATGAGGTTGTACTTGCAGGACCTAAATCTTCAGATGCATCAAAACTGTCCGGATACAGTATACTGATGGTTGGAAGCCCTACTTACGGTGGCAAGCCCTCAGGTACCATAAATTCTTATCTGGAGGGATTAAACTTACCAGAAAACATTACAGTAGGGGTTTATTCAACTGGTGGAACAGATAACAATGATTCAAACCAGTTTATGGCGGATATCCTTAAGAAGAGCTCAGTACGAGTTGAAGTTTCAGAGAAATTTGGAAGCTCTGCAGACAAAGTTGAATATTCAAACTTCGTATCCCAGATTCTAACGTGA
- a CDS encoding flavodoxin domain-containing protein, with product MKALIVYGTRYGTAAEIAEEISRIMEDEGAEVDLVDSRGLKNCDVTPYDLVVVGSGIKMGKWTKNALNFLKNNKEILASKNVALFVSCGAANEEKSRAEGQEKYLDDVAKKNLLNKPVATGLFGSVYDPEAKHGLMYKFTRGFIKKELEKQGIDTSKRYDYRDWDLIREWARDLVNTTSKDI from the coding sequence ATGAAAGCGTTAATTGTGTATGGAACCAGATACGGTACAGCTGCAGAAATTGCAGAAGAAATAAGTAGGATTATGGAAGATGAAGGGGCTGAAGTGGATCTAGTGGATTCAAGAGGTCTTAAGAATTGTGATGTAACTCCATATGACCTTGTGGTTGTTGGAAGTGGGATAAAAATGGGAAAGTGGACCAAAAATGCACTTAACTTCCTTAAAAACAACAAAGAAATTCTCGCCAGTAAGAATGTGGCGCTTTTTGTTTCCTGCGGTGCTGCCAATGAAGAGAAGAGTCGTGCAGAGGGACAGGAAAAGTACCTTGATGATGTTGCCAAGAAGAACCTACTAAATAAACCCGTGGCCACAGGACTGTTTGGCAGTGTGTACGACCCAGAAGCCAAACATGGGCTGATGTACAAATTCACAAGGGGCTTCATTAAAAAAGAACTGGAAAAACAGGGTATAGACACCAGTAAACGCTATGATTACCGTGACTGGGATTTAATAAGGGAATGGGCTCGTGATCTTGTGAACACCACAAGTAAAGATATTTGA